One Paenibacillus riograndensis SBR5 DNA segment encodes these proteins:
- a CDS encoding ABC transporter substrate-binding protein — protein MDNNIVHFLRLASALNPASRLQEPIPVTIELLASVLCCTPRNVKFILRKLEDKGCIEWQPGRGRGHKSGMAFMRSVEEVLEEHLQELTGKGKIKQGIELIGLPEVNGPLQERLLSLLNMHMGYHSETESLTGLDTLRIIRNRRMEKLDPATVYRAFESYLIEQICSTLVIYDAKNNSFLPGLAHMWEANPEHTSYIFYLRKRVRFHHGRFLTSKDVKETLLRLTDRQSPVSWHYRDIVSVELQGDHRIRIDLARPNLFFLHLFSCVHMSIVPYDVDFLHQPIGTGPYRLLDYNEKVLVLAAFDDYYAIRPLLDRVEIWYVPELGYNDRTYQLPDTEPGGTGAGEGECANLSIDYPALGCRYIMMNFRRNGWQHHPLFRQMLRMLYHPEALVRELGGNRITPADSFLPWISRRTLWNRPSFEEAEKLLRSSGYQGEEITLAYASRREEEREEAEWLQQRGARIGLNLRLAPYSHFNMGELLRQADLLLAEEVLEDDWQWGMINYFMNRSNHFYSLLQQSQRDEIEAQLQDFAGVPEAAGILLLERAESLIRDNCWVLYGSHLNKRAQLNQSLFGLHTGSFGFLDISRLWIKTGFAETTQGGGIGTGMSNSDSVE, from the coding sequence ATGGATAACAATATCGTGCATTTTCTGCGGTTGGCTTCGGCCTTGAATCCCGCTTCCAGACTCCAGGAGCCGATTCCGGTGACTATAGAGCTGCTGGCTTCGGTCCTGTGCTGCACTCCCCGCAATGTAAAATTCATTCTGCGCAAGCTGGAAGACAAAGGCTGTATAGAGTGGCAGCCGGGGCGGGGGAGAGGACATAAATCCGGGATGGCCTTTATGCGGAGCGTGGAAGAGGTATTGGAAGAGCATCTTCAAGAGCTTACCGGCAAGGGGAAAATCAAACAGGGGATCGAGCTGATTGGATTGCCCGAGGTGAACGGTCCGCTGCAGGAGCGCCTCTTGTCGCTTTTAAATATGCATATGGGCTACCACAGTGAGACTGAATCCCTTACCGGGCTGGATACGCTGCGCATCATCCGCAACCGGCGAATGGAGAAGCTGGACCCCGCTACAGTGTATAGAGCCTTTGAATCCTACCTGATCGAACAGATCTGCAGCACGCTCGTCATCTATGATGCCAAGAACAACAGCTTTTTGCCGGGACTGGCCCATATGTGGGAGGCCAATCCGGAGCATACCAGCTATATTTTCTACCTGCGCAAGAGAGTGCGTTTTCATCACGGCAGGTTTCTGACCTCCAAAGATGTGAAAGAGACGCTGCTGCGGCTGACAGATAGACAAAGTCCGGTCTCTTGGCATTACCGGGATATTGTGTCGGTCGAGCTTCAGGGGGATCACCGTATCCGCATCGATCTGGCGCGCCCTAACCTGTTCTTTCTGCATTTATTCAGCTGTGTGCACATGTCCATAGTGCCATACGATGTGGATTTCCTGCATCAGCCGATTGGTACAGGCCCTTACCGCCTATTGGATTACAACGAGAAGGTTCTGGTGCTGGCAGCTTTTGATGATTATTATGCGATACGGCCGCTGCTCGACCGGGTTGAAATCTGGTATGTGCCGGAGCTGGGCTATAATGACCGTACTTATCAGCTGCCGGACACGGAACCGGGTGGGACCGGCGCCGGAGAGGGAGAGTGTGCCAATCTTAGCATTGACTATCCGGCACTGGGCTGCAGGTATATTATGATGAACTTCCGCCGGAATGGGTGGCAGCATCACCCGTTGTTCCGGCAGATGCTGCGGATGCTGTACCATCCGGAAGCGCTGGTGCGTGAATTGGGGGGCAACCGGATCACACCGGCGGACAGTTTTTTGCCCTGGATAAGCCGCCGCACCCTGTGGAACCGGCCTTCCTTTGAAGAAGCGGAAAAGCTGCTGCGTTCCAGCGGCTATCAGGGAGAAGAGATCACGCTTGCCTATGCATCCAGGCGGGAAGAAGAACGGGAAGAAGCGGAGTGGCTGCAGCAGCGCGGAGCACGAATTGGTCTGAACCTCCGTCTTGCACCCTATTCCCATTTTAATATGGGAGAGCTTTTGCGGCAGGCCGATCTATTGCTTGCGGAGGAGGTGCTGGAGGACGACTGGCAGTGGGGAATGATTAACTATTTCATGAACCGGTCCAATCACTTTTATTCGCTGCTGCAGCAGAGCCAGCGGGACGAGATCGAAGCGCAGCTGCAGGATTTTGCCGGGGTGCCGGAGGCGGCTGGAATTCTGCTGTTGGAGCGTGCGGAATCCTTGATCCGTGACAACTGCTGGGTTCTGTACGGCTCCCATCTGAACAAAAGAGCGCAGCTCAACCAGAGCCTGTTCGGCCTGCACACCGGTTCTTTTGGTTTTCTGGATATCTCCAGGCTGTGGATCAAAACGGGATTTGCAGAGACAACGCAAGGAGGCGGCATTGGCACTGGCATGTCCAATTCCGATTCGGTAGAATAA
- a CDS encoding Gfo/Idh/MocA family protein: protein MNIGILGTGFGAYHASLLAKMEGVTRIVIFGRNEAKLGKLKEELGVEITTSIEEIISDPSLDLIDICLPSHLHSQYAIQALKAGKHVFCETPVCLSRADALALRQAEERYGQRIMVNQFIKFDHAYTRLYESVNSGQYGKLLHVTLKRETAPLWGDLGLSKIAANLMIHELDMVTWLLGNPPISSIWGSSSKDGQALVHADFDTPQFSAEILVSSQMPEAYPFTVGYEAYFEQAKLVFHEVDYPDGKVEATLYEYGPAGKQEIVLDQGNPYEKSLRYALQSFTDGTPSIISLEHAANAAEAAFEITRKLA, encoded by the coding sequence ATGAATATTGGCATACTGGGAACAGGCTTTGGAGCCTATCATGCAAGCCTATTGGCAAAAATGGAAGGTGTCACACGCATCGTCATCTTTGGCAGAAATGAAGCCAAGCTGGGCAAGCTGAAGGAGGAACTGGGAGTTGAAATTACAACCTCTATTGAAGAGATTATATCCGATCCCTCGCTGGATCTGATCGATATTTGCCTGCCCTCTCATCTGCACAGTCAATACGCCATCCAGGCGCTGAAAGCCGGAAAACATGTATTTTGCGAAACTCCGGTTTGCCTGAGCAGAGCGGATGCATTGGCTCTGCGGCAAGCAGAGGAACGTTATGGACAGCGGATCATGGTCAATCAGTTCATCAAATTTGATCATGCCTATACCCGTTTGTATGAATCCGTAAACAGCGGACAATACGGCAAGCTGCTGCACGTAACCCTGAAAAGAGAAACCGCACCCTTATGGGGCGATCTGGGTCTGAGTAAAATTGCGGCAAACCTCATGATCCATGAACTGGACATGGTAACCTGGCTGCTTGGCAATCCTCCAATCTCCTCCATCTGGGGAAGCAGCAGCAAAGACGGCCAAGCGCTGGTTCATGCGGATTTTGACACACCACAATTTTCTGCCGAAATCCTTGTTTCCTCGCAAATGCCAGAAGCTTATCCGTTCACGGTGGGGTATGAAGCCTATTTTGAACAAGCTAAGCTTGTGTTCCATGAAGTAGATTATCCGGACGGCAAGGTGGAAGCCACGTTGTACGAATATGGACCGGCCGGTAAGCAGGAGATTGTACTGGATCAAGGCAACCCTTATGAAAAAAGCTTGCGCTACGCGCTCCAAAGCTTCACCGATGGCACCCCCTCCATTATTTCACTGGAGCATGCTGCAAACGCTGCTGAAGCTGCTTTTGAGATCACCCGAAAATTGGCTTGA
- a CDS encoding MDR family MFS transporter: MKQHLQQIHPLAWTIIIGTMFGRLVTSMSIPFLSIYLTQVLGASHSQTGITVAVSSLAGVLISFYGGYISDVFGRKIVMLVSVFGWACVFFGFSSAQHIWVFFLVNTLNGLCRAVFEPTSRALLSDITPPDHKLLVFNLRYAAVNLGVVFGPIIGLQLGSAKSTFPFVIAGVVYIAYGIVLFMQFSAHRASLPVRSEARAPKLREALAVTGRDRVFLPVLVGTVFCVLGYGHFSSTLAQYLAVDTHFANGSQVFSYMLSLNAVTVLVVQYPIVRTASKFPPLVPLILGNICVALSLVLFGVAGGVALLMFSVVLFTIGEVLLFTMMDMLIDRIAKPEWKGTYFGTIGFNNLGNVMAPVLGGLLLDQFGATNGPAVFVPLALSTALGLPFLITAHKRLHARERAEATTASQSA, translated from the coding sequence ATGAAACAGCATTTGCAGCAAATCCATCCCTTGGCCTGGACGATTATCATCGGCACCATGTTCGGCCGTCTGGTAACCTCGATGAGCATTCCTTTTTTATCCATTTATTTAACCCAGGTTCTTGGCGCATCACATTCACAGACTGGTATAACCGTTGCAGTCAGCTCATTGGCAGGCGTGCTGATCAGCTTCTATGGCGGATACATTTCCGATGTCTTCGGCCGCAAAATCGTCATGCTGGTCTCCGTATTCGGCTGGGCATGTGTGTTTTTCGGTTTTTCCTCAGCGCAGCACATCTGGGTCTTTTTCCTGGTGAATACGCTAAATGGCTTGTGCCGGGCCGTGTTTGAACCCACTTCGCGTGCGCTGCTCTCGGATATTACCCCTCCGGATCATAAACTGCTGGTCTTCAATCTGCGGTATGCAGCAGTTAATCTGGGTGTTGTGTTTGGCCCGATCATCGGTTTGCAGCTGGGTTCGGCTAAATCCACCTTTCCGTTCGTGATCGCCGGAGTTGTATATATTGCTTACGGAATCGTACTCTTTATGCAGTTCTCGGCTCATCGCGCCAGTCTGCCTGTACGATCGGAAGCACGTGCTCCCAAGCTGCGTGAAGCGCTGGCCGTCACCGGGCGGGACCGGGTATTTTTGCCGGTGCTGGTGGGGACTGTCTTTTGTGTGCTGGGTTATGGGCATTTCAGCTCCACGCTGGCCCAGTATCTGGCGGTTGACACTCATTTCGCGAATGGCAGCCAGGTTTTTTCCTACATGCTGTCGCTTAACGCAGTCACCGTACTGGTGGTCCAATACCCGATCGTCCGTACAGCCAGCAAATTTCCGCCGCTTGTTCCGTTAATTCTGGGGAATATTTGCGTGGCGCTCAGTCTGGTCCTGTTCGGAGTTGCTGGCGGAGTGGCCCTGCTGATGTTCAGTGTGGTGCTGTTCACCATCGGAGAGGTCCTGCTCTTTACCATGATGGATATGCTGATTGACCGGATTGCCAAGCCGGAATGGAAAGGCACGTATTTTGGCACGATAGGCTTCAATAATCTGGGTAACGTGATGGCCCCGGTTCTCGGAGGGCTGCTGCTTGATCAATTTGGAGCTACGAATGGCCCGGCTGTATTTGTACCGCTGGCTCTAAGCACGGCACTGGGCCTTCCCTTTCTCATTACCGCACATAAACGACTGCATGCCAGAGAACGTGCTGAAGCAACAACAGCTTCTCAAAGCGCCTGA
- a CDS encoding helix-turn-helix transcriptional regulator: MRLHRLIAILLLIESRGKMKANELAEALETSVRSIYRDIDVLAESGIPMVTTPGPGGGISLMEGYSVNLQKLHGEEVVNLYLTGMGIPFDAQSESGLKLKNALLKLENTLPAAYQEDIHKAKNRFYYDNTPWWEERAELPCLEHLRSAVWRCRLLRIQYRKVNGELTSRILHPYGMIVKQGEWYLAAFCEAAEEVRTFKCERIVSVEVMDGQYTVPADFSLEEYWLRGNDVFKQNCKQDEFYPVVVRAAKERQQGLRQYEIAEVKETEEYLEFTLNLYSYESACRQVMNLLNDAEIMQPPEIREYIKEQLVLLQKVYV; this comes from the coding sequence ATGAGGCTGCATCGCTTGATTGCAATCCTTCTGCTGATTGAATCCAGAGGGAAAATGAAGGCAAATGAGCTGGCGGAGGCGCTTGAAACCTCAGTTCGCTCCATATACAGAGACATTGATGTCTTGGCAGAATCCGGGATTCCTATGGTTACAACCCCTGGTCCGGGAGGCGGGATCTCTCTAATGGAAGGCTACTCAGTCAACCTGCAGAAGCTGCACGGTGAAGAGGTGGTCAATCTGTACTTGACGGGGATGGGTATCCCTTTTGATGCTCAGTCCGAATCCGGGCTGAAGCTAAAAAATGCGCTGCTGAAGCTCGAAAATACTTTGCCCGCTGCCTATCAGGAGGATATTCACAAAGCCAAAAACCGGTTTTATTACGATAACACCCCGTGGTGGGAGGAACGGGCCGAGCTTCCTTGCCTGGAGCACCTTCGCTCAGCCGTCTGGAGATGCCGGTTGCTCCGCATTCAGTACCGTAAGGTTAATGGGGAGCTGACCTCCCGCATTCTGCATCCCTATGGAATGATTGTGAAGCAGGGAGAGTGGTATTTGGCCGCTTTTTGTGAGGCAGCGGAAGAGGTTCGTACGTTCAAATGTGAGCGGATTGTATCCGTTGAAGTGATGGATGGGCAATATACAGTCCCGGCAGATTTCTCCCTGGAGGAATACTGGCTGCGCGGGAATGATGTTTTTAAGCAAAACTGTAAGCAAGATGAGTTCTATCCTGTGGTGGTGCGGGCAGCCAAGGAACGGCAGCAGGGCTTGAGACAGTATGAGATCGCCGAAGTCAAAGAAACCGAAGAATACCTGGAGTTTACACTGAATCTGTACAGCTATGAATCGGCATGCAGGCAGGTAATGAATCTGCTGAATGATGCGGAAATCATGCAGCCTCCTGAGATCAGGGAATACATTAAAGAGCAGCTTGTATTACTGCAAAAGGTGTATGTGTAA